The segment TCCACGTGCCCTACGGATACTCGAAAAATTTATTGATGAGAACACTTCTGCACCCCAGGCTTCGGTAATGCTGGCCGGGTTGTACCGCGATACCAATGAGGAGAAAAAAGCACGCGAACTTCTGGTAAAAATTTTTAATGACCCCGAAACGGACTACAACAGCAAGTTAATGGTATTGGGTACCTACAACGCAGAGTTGAACAACTCGAAAACAAAAGGATCAACCGACACGAACAAAGAAACCTTCGCGCTGGAACTACTGGAAAAATTAGAGAAACAATACCCGGAAGAAGTGAACACATTTATACTGGGAGGAGATCTTTATCTTTCTGTAGGCAAAAACAAAGAAGCGGAACAAAAATACCTGCAAGCCATAGCCCTGGGGGAAGTGAATTTTGAAGTATGGCAAAACCTGCTTTACCTGCAAACACAAATGGAAGACTTTGATGCGGTAATCAGCACTTCGGAAAAAGCACTGGAGTATTACCCAAACCAAAGCATGCTTTATTACTTTAACGGACTTGCACACCTTCGAAAGCGCAAGTACAAGGAAGCAATAACCTCACTGGAACAAAGCAAAAGGTTATCAACAAACAACCCGGGCATGACCAGCGAAATCAATTCCATGCTGGGCGATGCGTACAATGCTACTAAAGAATACGATAAGTCAGATAAAGCCTATGACGAGGCTTTGGCTTTCAACCCTAACAACTACATAGTGTTGAACAATTACAGCTACTACCTCGCGTTGCGCAAAGCTTCACTGGACAAGGCAGAAAAAATGTCAACCCTGTTGGTCAAAAATAATCCCGACAATGCAGCTTTTCTGGATACCCACGCCTGGGTTTTGTATACCAGGCAAAAGTTTAAGGAAGCCCGAAAATTTATTGAGCGCGCCATAGCTACCGGCCAAGCCAATGCCACCCACTTTGAACATTATGGCGACATTCTTTTTCAACTGGGAGAGGTTGACCAGGCCGTACAACAGTGGGAGAAAGCCAAAGGCATGCTCAATGCCAGCAGCGAAACCTTAAACAGGAAAATTGCCAACCGTAAAATATATGAATAAATTTCTCGGGCTTTGTTGTGCGATTATTACTCTGGGCTTTGCTTCCTGCAGTAAAAAAATAGCGCCAGCCACAGGCGATTTAAATCCCAAATCAATATTGGCCATTGAAGAAATAGATTTTGAATATTTCCATGGCAAGGCACGCATGGTGCTCAAAGACGGAAACAAAGAACGTGAAGTAAAAGCGGTAATTCGTGTAAGAAAAGACAGTGTAATCTGGATGAATTTTACCGTTATCGGAGTGCAGGGAGGCCGCGTACTGATCAATAAAGACTCTATTACTGTCATCAGCAACGTTGACAAGGAATATTACGTTTTCGATTACATTGAACTTTCAAAACGGTTTAATTTTGAAGTGAATTATAAAGTGATTCAATCGGCATTTTTGGGCAACCTGCTGATGTCACGAAAAGAAGAAGATGGGGTAGACCAAAAAAGCCTGACCTTTTTATTGAAGCAATCTTCCGGCACGGTGGACGTTATGAATTACATAAGCGCCACCACCATGAAAATCCAAAAAGTTGAATTACGCGAGAACAACACGCACAATTCCCTTACGGTGAACTACGGCAACTTTCAACCTGTGTCCGGAAAAACATTTCCCTACAACGCCACTATTTCTCTTTTGTACAAAACCACGGCCGGGCTATTGAATACCTCCGTTATTTTTGAATACAGTAAGGCTGAAGTGGGAGATAAGGAATTAAAATTCCCATTCAACATTCCCAAAAAATATGACCGTAGGTAAGAAAGCCCTGCTCTCGGTTGCATTTGTTCTGTTTGTGCTGGGTGCTGTTGCGCAGAATAAAACAAAAGCCCAGCTTCAAAAAGAAAAACAACAGAACCTGGAAAAAATAAAAGAGGTTGAAAAAATCCTTGACGAAACCGCTGTCAAAAAAAAGAGTTCGCTGGGCGAGTTAAATGCCTTAAACCAGCGCATCCGCATACAGGAAAACCTCATTCAATCCATCAAATCCGAAATTGGCTTACTCGACAAAGACATTTCCGATAATAATGGCTTTATACTGGCACTAGAAGAGGACTTAAAAAAATTAAAAGAAGAATATGCCGCTATGTTGTTTGCTGCACAAAAAGCAAACAACAGCGCCACGCGACTTACATTTTTATTTTCAGCTTCCTCATTCGATCAATTGATGATGCGACTTCAGTACATGCGTCAATATTCCGAGAGGCGAAAGCTACAGGTTGAGGCCATTCAACAAGTGCAAACCACATTGGGTGTTCAGGTGAAGCAAATTGAAGCCAGGCGCGCAGAAAAAAGTGAGCTGTTAAAGCAGGAAATATCCGAAAACAACAGCCTGGTTAACCTGAAGGTGAAACAAAACAACCTGGTGAAATCGCTGGAGAAGCAGGAAAAAACCCTGAGGAAAGATTTGGAAGATACCCGCAAAGCCTTGGCCGTGTTGGATAAACGCATCAATGAAATTATTCGCGAAGAAATGGAGCGTGCCGCACGCGAATCCAAAACTGCAGCCAATGCGGCAGCACTGGCCCTTTCAAGTTCATTCGAAGAAAATAAAGCCAAATTCCCCTGGCCGGCATCGGGTTTTATTTCACAAAAATTCGGAAAACAAAATCACCCGGTGTTAAAAGGCATTGTTATCCAAAATGACGGCATCAACATCCAAACAAAAGAGAATGAAAAGGTGAAATGCATTTTTGAAGGAGAAGTACGTTCTATATCCTTCTACCAAATC is part of the Cyclobacteriaceae bacterium genome and harbors:
- a CDS encoding tetratricopeptide repeat protein is translated as MTTKTLHSFLVILLLLPLLVVAQKKKKADDTTPASLKSREAEFYFTEGEKYFILEDFAKALVYYQKALDILPTHATIHYKVAEVLARGSKQDDLIRASLSIEQALKYERKNKYFYLLGASIYSNLSRFERAAQLYEAMLQEVPGTEDYLYELAILYQYSNKPAEAIRTYNRAEIFFGINETSSTQKQRIYWEQDKINEAIEEGEKLSRAYPDEEQYVVALAELLAQQNQLPRALRILEKFIDENTSAPQASVMLAGLYRDTNEEKKARELLVKIFNDPETDYNSKLMVLGTYNAELNNSKTKGSTDTNKETFALELLEKLEKQYPEEVNTFILGGDLYLSVGKNKEAEQKYLQAIALGEVNFEVWQNLLYLQTQMEDFDAVISTSEKALEYYPNQSMLYYFNGLAHLRKRKYKEAITSLEQSKRLSTNNPGMTSEINSMLGDAYNATKEYDKSDKAYDEALAFNPNNYIVLNNYSYYLALRKASLDKAEKMSTLLVKNNPDNAAFLDTHAWVLYTRQKFKEARKFIERAIATGQANATHFEHYGDILFQLGEVDQAVQQWEKAKGMLNASSETLNRKIANRKIYE
- a CDS encoding DUF4292 domain-containing protein; translated protein: MNKFLGLCCAIITLGFASCSKKIAPATGDLNPKSILAIEEIDFEYFHGKARMVLKDGNKEREVKAVIRVRKDSVIWMNFTVIGVQGGRVLINKDSITVISNVDKEYYVFDYIELSKRFNFEVNYKVIQSAFLGNLLMSRKEEDGVDQKSLTFLLKQSSGTVDVMNYISATTMKIQKVELRENNTHNSLTVNYGNFQPVSGKTFPYNATISLLYKTTAGLLNTSVIFEYSKAEVGDKELKFPFNIPKKYDRR
- a CDS encoding peptidoglycan DD-metalloendopeptidase family protein, giving the protein MTVGKKALLSVAFVLFVLGAVAQNKTKAQLQKEKQQNLEKIKEVEKILDETAVKKKSSLGELNALNQRIRIQENLIQSIKSEIGLLDKDISDNNGFILALEEDLKKLKEEYAAMLFAAQKANNSATRLTFLFSASSFDQLMMRLQYMRQYSERRKLQVEAIQQVQTTLGVQVKQIEARRAEKSELLKQEISENNSLVNLKVKQNNLVKSLEKQEKTLRKDLEDTRKALAVLDKRINEIIREEMERAARESKTAANAAALALSSSFEENKAKFPWPASGFISQKFGKQNHPVLKGIVIQNDGINIQTKENEKVKCIFEGEVRSISFYQIIGYAIIIGHGEYFTVYSGLKEVYVKKGQKVSTNQEIGQVLSNADGVSELRFQLRKNTTALDPQTWLRN